The proteins below come from a single Camelus bactrianus isolate YW-2024 breed Bactrian camel chromosome 2, ASM4877302v1, whole genome shotgun sequence genomic window:
- the UTP3 gene encoding something about silencing protein 10: protein MVGRSRRRGAAKWAAARDKADHGPADENDLESPPSPGDSSYYQDKVDDFHEARSRAALTKGWSEVESGDEEEDGDEEEEVLAIDVADEDDEDGESTGDEEDDDEDGGSSVQSEAEASVDPSLSWGHRKKLYYDTDYGSKSRGRQSQQEVEEEEREEEEEAQLIQRRLAQDLQEDDFGVTWVEAFAKPVPQVNEAETRVVKDLAKVSVKEKLKMLRKESPELLELIDDLQVKLTEMKDELEPLLRLVEQRIIPPGKGSQYLRTKYNLYLNYCSNISFYLILKAKRVPAHGHPVIERLVTYRNLINKLSVVDQKLSSEIRHLLTLKDGAGKKELNLKAKSTKTKPKSVSETSAAASAVTDLSDDSDFLEEAALKYYKEVEDRQKLKRKKEENSTEEQALEDPNAKRAITYQIAKNRGLTPRRKKIDRNPRVKHREKFRRAKIRRRGQVREVRREEQRYSGELSGIRAGVKKSIKLK, encoded by the coding sequence ATGGTGGGGAGATCCCGGCGGCGCGGAGCGGCCAAGTGGGCTGCTGCGAGAGACAAGGCAGATCACGGCCCGGCCGACGAAAATGATTTAGAATCTCCACCCTCACCGGGGGACTCCAGCTACTACCAGGATAAGGTAGATGATTTCCATGAGGCCCGATCTCGGGCCGCCTTGACTAAGGGCTGGAGCGAAGTGGAGAGTGGGGACGAGGAGGAGGATGgcgatgaggaggaggaggtgcttGCCATAGATGTTGCTGATGAGGACGACGAAGATGGAGAGAGTACGGGGGATGAGGAGGATGACGATGAAGATGGTGGGAGCTCTGTGCAGAGTGAGGCAGAGGCCTCGGTGGATCCTAGTTTGTCGTGGGGTCATAGGAAAAAACTTTACTATGACACGGACTATGGTTCCAAGTCCCGAGGCCGGCAGAGTCAACAAGAagtagaggaagaggaaagagaggaggaagaggaggcacagCTCATTCAGCGGCGCCTAGCCCAAGACCTGCAAGAGGACGATTTTGGAGTCACCTGGGTGGAGGCCTTTGCAAAACCGGTGCCTCAGGTAAATGAGGCTGAGACACGAGTCGTGAAGGATTTGGCAAAAGTTTCGGTGAAAGAGAAGCTGAAAATGCTGCGGAAGGAATCACCAGAGCTCTTGGAGCTGATAGATGACCTTCAAGTTAAGTTGACAGAGATGAAGGATGAGCTGGAGCCATTGCTCCGGTTGGTGGAACAAAGGATCATTCCACCCGGAAAAGGAAGCCAGTACCTGAGGACCAAGTACAACCTCTATTTGAACTACTGCTCCAACATCAGTTTTTATTTGATCCTGAAAGCTAAGAGAGTCCCTGCACATGGACATCCTGTCATAGAAAGGCTTGTTACCTACAGAAATTTGATCAACAAGCTGTCAGTTGTGGATCAGAAGCTCTCCTCCGAGATTCGTCATCTACTCACACTTAAAGATGGtgcaggaaagaaagaactgaatCTAAAAGCAAAATCCACGAAGACCAAGCCAAAATCTGTTTCAGAGActtctgctgctgcctctgctgtTACAGACCTTTCTGATGATTCTGATTTTCTTGAAGAAGCTGCATTGAAATACTATAAAGAAGTAGAAGACAGGcaaaaattgaagagaaagaaagaagaaaatagtacTGAAGAACAGGCTCTTGAAGATCCAAATGCAAAGAGAGCCATTACTTACCAGATTGCTAAAAACAGGGGACTTACACCCAGGAGAAAGAAGATTGATCGAAATCCCAGAGTGAAACACCGGGAGAAGTTCAGAAGAGCCAAAATTCGCAGAAGAGGCCAGGTTCGTGAAGTTCGTAGAGAAGAGCAACGTTATAGTGGTGAACTATCTGGCATTCGTGCAGGAGTTAAAAAGAGCATTaagcttaaataa